The Taeniopygia guttata chromosome 19, bTaeGut7.mat, whole genome shotgun sequence genome window below encodes:
- the HNF1B gene encoding hepatocyte nuclear factor 1-beta isoform X1, which yields MVSQLSALQRELLGALLSSGATKEGLIRALEDMVPAAGFGVKLESLPLSPGGAPDGRAGLPPLANGHGKGKLSGDEGSEDGDDFDTPQILRELQSLNTEEAVEQRAEVERMISEDPWRAAKMIKGYMQQHNIPQREVVDVTGLNQSHLSQHLNKGTPMKTQKRAALYTWYVRKQREILRQFNQAVQGCGNMTDKGSQDQLLFLFPEFNQQNQGAAQLDDACSETPSKKMRRNRFKWGPASQQILYQAYERQKNPSKEERETLVEECNRAECLQRGVSPSKAHGLGSNLVTEVRVYNWFANRRKEEAFRQKLAMDAYSSGQPPHSMNLLLAHGSPHHSQPSASPPSKMPGVRYGQAASGEVTSSGAIGHHGSGAMVTSSQAVLQQVSPAGLDPGHGLLSPEGKMISVSGGGLPPVSTLTNIHSLSHHNPQQSQNLIMTPLSGVMAIAQSLNTSQAQSVPVINSVAGSLAALQPVQFSQQLHSPHQQPLMQQSPGHMAQQPFMATVTQLQNSHMYPHKQEPPQYSHTSRFPSAMVVTDTSSISTLTNMSSSKQCPLQAW from the exons ATGGTGTCCCAGCTGAGCGCCCTGCAacgggagctgctgggagccctgctcagctccGGGGCCACCAAGGAGGGGCTGATCCGCGCCCTGGAGGACATGGTGCCCGCCGCCGGCTTCGGCGTCAAGCTGGAGAGCCTTCCGCTGTCTCCCGGCGGGGCCCCCGACGGCAGGGCCGGCCTCCCGCCGCTGGCCAACGGGCACGGCAAGGGCAAGCTCTCGGGCGACGAGGGCTCCGAGGACGGCGACGACTTTGACACGCCGCAGATCCTCCGCGAGCTGCAGTCGCTCAACACGGAGGAGGCCGTGGAGCAGCGGGCGGAGGTGGAGAGGATGATCAG CGAGGACCCGTGGCGGGCAGCGAAGATGATCAAGGGCTACATGCAGCAGCACAACATCCCGCAGCGGGAGGTGGTGGATGTCACCGGCCTCAACCAGTCCCACCTCTCCCAGCACCTCAACAAGGGCACCCCCATGAAGACGCAGAAGAGAGCTGCCCTGTACACGTGGTACGTCCGCAAGCAGCGGGAGATCCTCCGCC AGTTCAACCAGGCAGTCCAGGGTTGTGGAAATATGACAGACAAGGGCAGTCAGGATCAGCTGCTGTTTCTCTTTCCAGAGTTCAATCAGCAGAACCAGGGGGCTGCCCAGCTCGACGACGCCTGCTCTGAAACCCCCAGCAAGAAGATGCGGCGCAATCGGTTCAAGTGGGGGCCGGCCTCCCAGCAAATCTTGTACCAAGCCTACGAGCGCCAGAAGAACCCCAgcaaggaggagagggagaccctggtggaggAGTGCAACAG GGCCGAGTGTCTGCAGCGAGGAGTGTCCCCCTCCAAGGCCCACGGGCTGGGCTCCAACCTGGTGACGGAGGTCCGTGTGTACAACTGGTTTGCCAACCGGCGCAAGGAGGAGGCTTTCCGCCAGAAACTGGCCATGGACGCCTACAGCTCGGGCCAGCCCCCGCACAGCATGAACCTGCTGCTGGCCCACGGCTCCCCGCACCACAGCCAGCCCAGCGCCTCCCCGCCCAGCAAAATGCCAG GGGTGCGGTACGGCCAGGCGGCGAGCGGCGAGGTGACGTCCTCGGGGGCCATCGGCCACCACGGCAGCGGCGCCATGGTcaccagcagccaggctgtcctgcagcaggtCTCCCCGGCCGGCCTGGACCCCGGCCACGGTTTGCTCTCTCCCGAAGGTAAAATG ATCTCCGTGTCGGGGGGCGGGCTGCCCCCAGTGAGCACCCTGACCAACATCCACAGCCTGTCCCACCACAACCCGCAGCAGTCCCAGAACCTCATCATGACGCCGCTCTCGGGAGTCATGGCCATCGCCCAGA GTCTGAACACCTCGCAGGCTCAGAGTGTCCCCGTCATCAACAGCGTGGCTGGCAGCCTGGCAGCGCTGCAGCCGGTGCAgttctcccagcagctgcacagcccgCACCAGCAGCCGCTGATGCAGCAGTCCCCGGGCCACATGGCGCAGCAGCCCTTCATGGCCACCGTCACCCAGCTGCAGAACTCACACA TGTACCCACACAAACAGGAGCCCCCCCAGTACTCCCACACCTCCCGCTTCCCCTCGGCCATGGTGGTGACGGACACCAGCAGCATCAGCACGCTCACCAACATGTCTTCCAGCAAGCAG tgtcccctgcaAGCCTGGTGA
- the HNF1B gene encoding hepatocyte nuclear factor 1-beta isoform X2 → MVSQLSALQRELLGALLSSGATKEGLIRALEDMVPAAGFGVKLESLPLSPGGAPDGRAGLPPLANGHGKGKLSGDEGSEDGDDFDTPQILRELQSLNTEEAVEQRAEVERMISEDPWRAAKMIKGYMQQHNIPQREVVDVTGLNQSHLSQHLNKGTPMKTQKRAALYTWYVRKQREILRQFNQQNQGAAQLDDACSETPSKKMRRNRFKWGPASQQILYQAYERQKNPSKEERETLVEECNRAECLQRGVSPSKAHGLGSNLVTEVRVYNWFANRRKEEAFRQKLAMDAYSSGQPPHSMNLLLAHGSPHHSQPSASPPSKMPGVRYGQAASGEVTSSGAIGHHGSGAMVTSSQAVLQQVSPAGLDPGHGLLSPEGKMISVSGGGLPPVSTLTNIHSLSHHNPQQSQNLIMTPLSGVMAIAQSLNTSQAQSVPVINSVAGSLAALQPVQFSQQLHSPHQQPLMQQSPGHMAQQPFMATVTQLQNSHMYPHKQEPPQYSHTSRFPSAMVVTDTSSISTLTNMSSSKQCPLQAW, encoded by the exons ATGGTGTCCCAGCTGAGCGCCCTGCAacgggagctgctgggagccctgctcagctccGGGGCCACCAAGGAGGGGCTGATCCGCGCCCTGGAGGACATGGTGCCCGCCGCCGGCTTCGGCGTCAAGCTGGAGAGCCTTCCGCTGTCTCCCGGCGGGGCCCCCGACGGCAGGGCCGGCCTCCCGCCGCTGGCCAACGGGCACGGCAAGGGCAAGCTCTCGGGCGACGAGGGCTCCGAGGACGGCGACGACTTTGACACGCCGCAGATCCTCCGCGAGCTGCAGTCGCTCAACACGGAGGAGGCCGTGGAGCAGCGGGCGGAGGTGGAGAGGATGATCAG CGAGGACCCGTGGCGGGCAGCGAAGATGATCAAGGGCTACATGCAGCAGCACAACATCCCGCAGCGGGAGGTGGTGGATGTCACCGGCCTCAACCAGTCCCACCTCTCCCAGCACCTCAACAAGGGCACCCCCATGAAGACGCAGAAGAGAGCTGCCCTGTACACGTGGTACGTCCGCAAGCAGCGGGAGATCCTCCGCC AGTTCAATCAGCAGAACCAGGGGGCTGCCCAGCTCGACGACGCCTGCTCTGAAACCCCCAGCAAGAAGATGCGGCGCAATCGGTTCAAGTGGGGGCCGGCCTCCCAGCAAATCTTGTACCAAGCCTACGAGCGCCAGAAGAACCCCAgcaaggaggagagggagaccctggtggaggAGTGCAACAG GGCCGAGTGTCTGCAGCGAGGAGTGTCCCCCTCCAAGGCCCACGGGCTGGGCTCCAACCTGGTGACGGAGGTCCGTGTGTACAACTGGTTTGCCAACCGGCGCAAGGAGGAGGCTTTCCGCCAGAAACTGGCCATGGACGCCTACAGCTCGGGCCAGCCCCCGCACAGCATGAACCTGCTGCTGGCCCACGGCTCCCCGCACCACAGCCAGCCCAGCGCCTCCCCGCCCAGCAAAATGCCAG GGGTGCGGTACGGCCAGGCGGCGAGCGGCGAGGTGACGTCCTCGGGGGCCATCGGCCACCACGGCAGCGGCGCCATGGTcaccagcagccaggctgtcctgcagcaggtCTCCCCGGCCGGCCTGGACCCCGGCCACGGTTTGCTCTCTCCCGAAGGTAAAATG ATCTCCGTGTCGGGGGGCGGGCTGCCCCCAGTGAGCACCCTGACCAACATCCACAGCCTGTCCCACCACAACCCGCAGCAGTCCCAGAACCTCATCATGACGCCGCTCTCGGGAGTCATGGCCATCGCCCAGA GTCTGAACACCTCGCAGGCTCAGAGTGTCCCCGTCATCAACAGCGTGGCTGGCAGCCTGGCAGCGCTGCAGCCGGTGCAgttctcccagcagctgcacagcccgCACCAGCAGCCGCTGATGCAGCAGTCCCCGGGCCACATGGCGCAGCAGCCCTTCATGGCCACCGTCACCCAGCTGCAGAACTCACACA TGTACCCACACAAACAGGAGCCCCCCCAGTACTCCCACACCTCCCGCTTCCCCTCGGCCATGGTGGTGACGGACACCAGCAGCATCAGCACGCTCACCAACATGTCTTCCAGCAAGCAG tgtcccctgcaAGCCTGGTGA